CTTGCTCTGTATGGACAGTATTTGCTGATCTACCTCCCTCATGGACATGTGTCCCCGGAACATGGTGGCGACCGTCAGATAGCGGCCGTGCCTGGGGTCGGATGCCGTCATCATGTTGCCCGGATTGAACATCTGGTAAcatgaaaacaatataaatgaaattaaacaaaaataaataaaagcttttatttaaatgctccaaaaagaagaaaaataaaattttcctttaaaatgttaattatcaacttataacctcattatacacaatttatatgaccatAAAACACTTGACTTGTCGTGTATTGTCATcgaaactaaacgtgtatacaaaatttcagctcaatcggttgaagatctgcttcaaaattgagtagcaagattccactcgaacaaacaaacaaacaaacaaacaaacaaacatacatacatacatacatacatattctGATATGCATCTGTGATACATACATTgcataaaatcttttaatataaaactagcttCACCCCGGGCTttgaatttcgggataaaaagtaccttatgtgtcaTTCCAGGTTTTACCAAATTTCGGGTTCTACATTTGTACCATATTTGATAACCATCGATCGAGTAGATTTTCGTGAAAGAGTTTTATGAgaatgtttgtgaggatgtccTCACAAACTGacgcatttataatgaataGGATTCtacactttttttattgtcagaAAATTGTCGGTTGAATagcaacctcggtggcgcagtggtaaagttcttgccactgaaccgagaggtcccgggttcgatccccggtcgggtcatgatggaaaatgatctttttctgattggcacaggtcttggatgtttatctatatatgtatttgttataaaatatagtatcgttgagttagtatcccataacacaagcctcgaacttactttggggctagttcaatctgtgtgatttgtcctaatatatttatttatttttatttatttaatgaaacacTGAGCAGAAATATGCGTGTTTTCCAATTTCCCTAACTACGCTCTGCTACCATGTTAGATAATAATCGGTGGAATGAAACACTGGGCTGAGATTACACAAGATTCTCCTTATACAAAAAGTAAAGTTGACATTTTTACTTTCTAATTTGAGAGCGATACAAAAACGTAGACCTACATAACAAGTTgtcattttttacttttttttaattatttttttttccaacatTTATCCCACCGGGCAGATAGAAGCGAGGTTTGCGGAAGTCGAAGGAGATTAGCACAATCATAAAAGCTATACTCACTTGACTCATGAGTTCAGCAACTGTTTGCGGTCTGTAGTTGAACGAATTCTTAGCTGTTAATGGAGCGAACCCTGTGAATATCAACAAATCATAAATTGTGTGGGGTGCCTTCCTCCGCGGAATTTAGGtctaattttagtatttttattgttagatgtcttaaaattatttttcgtttatttcTTATGACATATGGTAATATCATACAACctcttatcataataataaacaaaatgaaataaaatctggcGTCACATCGAAGAAAGTAAGttaaccaaataaaattacaagcttatttgttagacaaataaaaaaaaaactaattttcaatttcatttcgctacaacatTTGAACGGCTgagaacagattttcatgaaacatggctaataACACTCAGgattaaattatctatgacacaaaagaaactaaacgaaaattggTTCATtagtttgggagctacgatgtcacagacagatacacagacagacacgttaaacttataacacgcCCTCTCTTTCGGGGGTTAAAATGCTTATTATAGGTATCTAggtactaaattaaaatttgattagcTTCAAATTATGATTTTCAAGTTTCTTTgctaaataattgttttgtgaTTGCAAAGTCAATTGTGTTTGTGGGCATGTCCATCGTGGCCAAAGCGCTGGATCCGAGCCTTCCTTGGACTGTTCCGGAGTCCCACTGACCTGGCATGAAGAAGTGCAGTCTCGGGAAGGGCACCATGTTGACGGCCAGCTTGCGGAGGTCCGCGTTCAGCTGCCCCGGGAACCGCAGGCACGTCGTCACCCCGGACATCGTCAGCTGAGGATGTTAAAGAcgttaaatgaaaaatacggACGATAAATGTCACTCGGAAATTAGTCCACGGTATACATAGCTTTATAGTTTGTGTGATAGCACTGTCTTTCATTTTACACCGCCTCCAATCTACTCTAATCTATCTACTTTACAATAGTTACTATAATTAGACTACTCTGTCTTGTTGCTCTTCTTGCTAAGAAAATCTtgccaataaatatataaataaatacattttatatggaaacatcacacagattgagctagccccaaagtaagctcgaagcttgtgttatgggatactaactcaacgatactatattatataacatacctatgtacatatacagggttactggtatctaacgcttaaccttccaaaggcgcataaggtacatagagacttaACATCTTCTACGACTTTTCTCTaatcgtaataaatacattttttttagttttaatgtcgtttctataaaacgttacctctatgttcgattccgctacataacgctactgtactgtctcgtgttgttcggctattacatacagttaacatgtgtagaatcgcaaattagattgtatttttttatatgaaaaaaaaaaactacgaatcacgaaaagtcgtagaataaaagataTAATACCTACCCAATTAGTCTTTAGGACCTTGTGTGAGGCTTGGACCGTTAAAGAAGATCTCAGAAGGCGTATTGAAATAGGCGTATGCTCTCTATTAGCTGGATCGAGAAAGTGACCAATGACAGAGTCTTACAGCGAATTGGCCAAGAACGCACACTCATGCCCACTGTAAAACGTCGTAAAGTCTCGTATTTGGGTCATGTTCTTAGGCATCAACAATACAACCTCCTACAACTAACAATGATGGGTAAAGTCGCTGGGATGAGAAAGGTTGGAGGAAGGAAAAGATCTTGGCTGTGGAACATCCGAGAATGGACCGGGATAGCGAGCGCAGCTGAGCTGTTCCGCTGAGCTAAGGACAAGAACGACCATGCTAATCGCTGACCTTCACTAGTTGGAGAGGCATCCATAAAAGAAGAAGtttttaggaggttttgcgtttgataacAGTAACagtgtatagataaacatccaagacccaggtcaatctgaaaaatatcatttttcatgtgtagctgaccggggatcgaacccgggacctgcatagtagcagtccggcatgatgaccattaggccacggatccgccaataatataacaacatCACTAAAACAAACTACTCACAGAGATGAGATGGTTCAAGTTGCTGTAGCTGGGGTTGTTAAGCCTCAAGGTCCTGAAGCATATGTTGTACAGCGCTTCGTTGTCGATGCAGAATGTCATATCCGTGTTCTCCACCAGCTGGTGCACGGACAGCGTCGCGTTGTATGGCTCCAGGACTACTTCGCTCACCTGCGGATCATTTACCGTATTTTAAACTAGTTCGGGAGCGAATTTCCGGATAAAAAGTTCCCTATGTGTTACTCCAGGTTATATActacccgtgtaccgaatttcataacaattcgtccagtagattttgcatgaaagagtaaaaaaaataatattatttttatgagagTTCCGTCAAAACGAGACTTGGTCCCGCTATCTTAATGCTCACCACAGATACAGTACttatacagatacacagaaagtgctaaataaatagactGATGTCTGACCTTGGGAGAGGGCACAACGCTAAAAGTATTCATAATCCTGTCAGGGTACTCCTCCCTGATCTTAGCGAGGAGAAGCGTCCCCATGCCGGAGCCAGTGCCTCCGCCCAGGGAGTGGGTTAGCTGGAAACCTAAAAGCATGATaattattgaccgagcgagtgAAGCGAACTAGGTCTaaaaatcaacttggggcaaaaatacattttttatacctacgtatgtatgtttgtaacgcgataactttcgaaccgttggtctgattttgatgaaatttaaaaggtatgtaggatactgtcaatagattttttaaattcgtcgagcatcaaaatcggttaggtcgtttttgaaatattcacaattttgtaaaatctcatcGAAATTTATTGTGCTctcgaggtctaagttcgtggAGAACAactagtacctacttattataaatggaATGAAATTTTGCGAGGACGTatgtttttatagttatacaaaaatatattagggaaatttgtaacaaaaacctTGGAGGCAGTCGCAGTTCTCCGCCTCTTTCCTGATGACGTCCAGGACCGCGTCGACCAGCTCTGCGCCCTCCGTGTAATGACCTTTCGCCCAATTGTTCCCTGAAatgtatacattatttattagggAATAGGTATCTGTAAAAAATCCCAAATTACGAGACAAACTGAATGAATGTGAAGGTCTcaggtttaaatattttgacaaaatttaaacactCTTCGATATTggacatgtatatatattctatattcatAGGAACACAAAGTATTCAAAGTCTGAGCTCTTGTTCATATTtcctgttttttatttatattaagaactttattgcactaaatttaaaaagaaatgtacaAAAGGCATTCTCTACCTGTCAACCATTAGAGCAAACACTTtaagacttggctgtatgggctagtaccctttgcctcctcaataaaacgagggaataaacaaaaaaaaaatagagcaAACAGAGAGGTGGTGTCATAAAGTGCAACTAAACaagggaaaaaaattaaaagaaaatttactctttttttaaaataagataaaaatataaaaaaaacaacatatacatattattatatataataaatacatcgataaatataagtacatatgtttgcgtctccacttcgcacggtcgtcggcatccctagttgtcagaccataaaatatgtatgaccATAAAATATGACCATGAAATTTGTAGGTTGGTACttgttaaatccatggttatCACTTACCAGCGCCACTCTGTCCAAAGACGAAGTTGTCAGGCCTGAACAGCTGTCCATACGGCCCCGAGCGCACGGAGTCCATGGTCCCAGGCTCAAGGTCCACCAACACCGCGCGTGGCACGTACTTTCCTGataaacagataaataaattaaagacagaaatagtttttgttcggtaaaaaagttacagtttctacatttatttacaaactagGGGTCTATGCCGAAAAGGATCCCAGCTCAGCTTTGTGCCACGACTGGA
This sequence is a window from Plodia interpunctella isolate USDA-ARS_2022_Savannah chromosome 29, ilPloInte3.2, whole genome shotgun sequence. Protein-coding genes within it:
- the LOC128682270 gene encoding tubulin beta chain-like translates to MPEIVHVQAGQCGNQIGSKFWEIISDEHGIDPFGIYRGESDLQAERLNVYYNEASGGKYVPRAVLVDLEPGTMDSVRSGPYGQLFRPDNFVFGQSGAGNNWAKGHYTEGAELVDAVLDVIRKEAENCDCLQGFQLTHSLGGGTGSGMGTLLLAKIREEYPDRIMNTFSVVPSPKVSEVVLEPYNATLSVHQLVENTDMTFCIDNEALYNICFRTLRLNNPSYSNLNHLISLTMSGVTTCLRFPGQLNADLRKLAVNMVPFPRLHFFMPGFAPLTAKNSFNYRPQTVAELMSQMFNPGNMMTASDPRHGRYLTVATMFRGHMSMREVDQQILSIQSKNSSYFVEWIPNNLKVSVCDVPPRGLKMSATFIGNSTAIQEIFKRISEQFTAMYRRRAFLHWYTGEGMDEMEFTEAASNMADLISEYQQYQEAEVDDIEFNEEEELEQEQEQYQEDAHAHDQDVQLAR